One genomic region from Reichenbachiella ulvae encodes:
- a CDS encoding beta-galactosidase small subunit encodes MLQEADFALSQNSGELSIDEEDEKIQFQSGDISGEFNKKRGSFSYYKKGDTRIGRLPEPYFWRAPTDNDFGNHMPSNLGVWRTAHVNKSLEEVVVGEQSKEGLPITVKYMLKDIGVPYTLAYLIRNDGSIQVTSSIDMSGKTLPELPRFGMRMTLPGQFDQVSYYGRGPEENYSDRKTASFLGIWEHKASEQKMPYIRPQEYGNHTDTRWVKLFNESEESLVITGLQPFDFSALNIRAEDMDPGLTKKQQHPTDLSYSNDITLHIDLLQRGLGGDTSWGAYPHRPYRLHDEKYSYSFVITIESDKK; translated from the coding sequence GTGCTTCAGGAAGCTGATTTTGCGCTTTCACAAAACAGTGGAGAACTATCCATTGATGAGGAAGACGAAAAAATTCAATTCCAGTCTGGTGATATTTCAGGGGAGTTTAATAAGAAGAGAGGGAGTTTCTCTTACTACAAAAAGGGTGATACCCGAATCGGTAGATTGCCTGAACCTTATTTTTGGAGAGCACCTACTGACAATGATTTTGGTAACCATATGCCGAGCAACCTGGGAGTGTGGAGAACAGCCCATGTCAACAAATCATTAGAAGAAGTAGTGGTAGGAGAGCAAAGCAAGGAAGGTTTGCCGATTACGGTAAAATATATGTTAAAGGATATCGGGGTGCCTTATACTTTAGCGTATTTGATCCGAAACGACGGTTCTATTCAAGTGACTTCATCGATTGATATGAGTGGGAAGACGTTACCAGAGTTGCCTCGATTTGGGATGAGGATGACATTGCCAGGGCAGTTTGATCAGGTCAGCTATTACGGTAGAGGACCAGAGGAAAATTATTCGGATCGAAAGACGGCAAGCTTTCTGGGGATTTGGGAACACAAAGCCAGTGAGCAAAAAATGCCGTATATCCGTCCGCAAGAATATGGGAATCATACTGATACCCGATGGGTGAAATTGTTCAATGAGAGTGAAGAGTCGCTTGTTATCACTGGGCTACAACCATTTGATTTCAGTGCTTTGAATATCCGTGCAGAAGATATGGATCCTGGTTTGACTAAAAAACAACAACATCCGACTGACTTGAGCTATAGTAATGATATCACCTTGCATATCGACTTGTTGCAAAGAGGTTTGGGTGGAGATACCAGCTGGGGAGCCTATCCACACAGGCCTTATAGGCTGCATGACGAAAAGTATAGTTACAGTTTTGTGATCACTATCGAATCTGATAAGAAATAG
- a CDS encoding glycoside hydrolase family 2 TIM barrel-domain containing protein, with protein MSKKITSFLIALVLCLPLLGQNEWENPKVFERNKEAGHVDFIAYEEAAAARKDDFGASSNFLSLNGTWKFNYLDKPADRPMDFFKGSFDDSSWDQIKVPSNWEIEGFGLPIYTNVTYPFPKNPPFLDNDYNPVGTYRRTFEVPADWQDKAVILNLSSVSGYARIYVNGEEAGMTKVAKSPSEFDVTPFLKKGENVIAIQIFRWHDGSYLEDQDFWRLSGLEQDVYLYALPKVTVWDFFLKAGLDAQYQNGVFSANIDLRSFDDQVDQAGKIKVEVLPVGSSKAVFSEEKSFSSLNDAINFSSNIPDVAKWSAETPNLYDCVITLMDAKGKTTMVTSEQIGFRTVEIKDSQLMVNGMPILVKGVNLHIHDDVLGHVPTREMMMKDIRLMKQNNINAVRTSHYPQNPLWYKLCDQYGLYLVDEANIETHAMGATNQGWFNKEVHPAYLPEWAPAHMDRIQRLVERDKNHPSVIIWSLGNECGNGQVFYDGYDWIKERDETRLVQFEQATENRNTDIVCPMYPSLHHMKSYAEDSEKERPFIMCEYSHAMGNSNGNFQEYWDIIMSSPKMQGGFIWDWVDQGLKAEDENGTYWAYGGDLGGLNFQHDENFCANGLVSANRTPHPGLVEVKKVYQNVLFSWDQKSKELSIENLFDFTSLSDYQFTWELYKNGELQTSSSFTVNTAPHAVEKQKIKLPKLKGEDEYYLNVFVRTQSATEMIPA; from the coding sequence ATGAGTAAGAAGATCACATCATTTCTGATAGCCCTCGTACTTTGTCTGCCCCTTTTGGGCCAGAATGAATGGGAAAACCCAAAGGTGTTTGAAAGAAACAAAGAGGCAGGTCATGTGGATTTTATCGCCTACGAAGAGGCTGCTGCGGCAAGGAAAGACGATTTTGGAGCTTCATCCAATTTTTTGTCTCTCAATGGCACCTGGAAATTCAACTATTTAGACAAACCCGCCGATCGTCCTATGGATTTTTTCAAAGGATCGTTTGACGATTCTTCCTGGGACCAAATCAAGGTGCCATCCAATTGGGAGATAGAAGGTTTTGGACTGCCGATCTATACCAATGTGACTTATCCTTTTCCGAAGAATCCTCCCTTTCTGGACAATGATTACAATCCAGTAGGAACTTATCGAAGAACGTTTGAGGTGCCTGCGGATTGGCAAGACAAAGCGGTGATACTTAATCTATCCTCAGTGTCAGGCTATGCTCGCATTTATGTCAATGGAGAGGAAGCAGGTATGACCAAAGTGGCCAAGTCGCCTTCAGAGTTTGATGTGACACCCTTCTTGAAAAAAGGAGAAAATGTCATTGCCATTCAGATTTTCAGATGGCACGATGGTAGCTATTTGGAGGATCAAGATTTTTGGAGACTCAGTGGATTGGAGCAAGATGTGTACTTGTATGCCTTGCCTAAGGTCACAGTTTGGGATTTTTTCCTCAAGGCAGGACTAGATGCTCAATATCAAAATGGCGTATTTTCTGCCAATATAGACCTTCGCTCTTTCGATGATCAGGTAGATCAGGCAGGAAAGATCAAGGTGGAGGTCTTGCCAGTGGGATCTTCTAAGGCTGTTTTTTCTGAAGAAAAGTCATTTTCATCTTTGAACGATGCTATCAATTTTTCTTCTAACATTCCCGATGTGGCCAAATGGAGCGCTGAGACACCGAACCTATACGACTGTGTAATCACGCTAATGGATGCCAAAGGCAAAACGACCATGGTGACCAGCGAACAAATAGGTTTCCGAACGGTAGAGATCAAGGATTCTCAACTCATGGTCAATGGTATGCCTATTTTGGTCAAAGGGGTGAATTTGCACATTCACGACGATGTCCTGGGGCATGTGCCTACACGCGAGATGATGATGAAGGACATTCGTCTCATGAAGCAAAACAATATCAATGCTGTACGAACCAGCCATTATCCACAAAACCCACTGTGGTACAAACTCTGCGACCAATATGGTTTGTATCTGGTGGATGAAGCCAATATAGAAACGCACGCCATGGGTGCGACCAATCAGGGTTGGTTCAACAAGGAGGTACATCCAGCTTATCTGCCCGAGTGGGCGCCTGCACATATGGATCGGATACAGCGACTGGTGGAGCGTGACAAAAACCACCCGTCTGTCATCATTTGGTCCCTGGGGAACGAGTGTGGCAATGGTCAGGTTTTTTATGATGGCTATGACTGGATCAAAGAAAGAGACGAAACTCGCCTGGTTCAATTCGAGCAGGCCACTGAAAATCGAAACACAGATATCGTTTGTCCGATGTATCCTTCTCTACATCATATGAAGAGCTATGCGGAGGATTCAGAGAAAGAACGTCCGTTCATCATGTGTGAGTACTCTCATGCCATGGGCAACAGCAATGGTAACTTTCAGGAGTATTGGGACATCATCATGAGCAGTCCGAAAATGCAGGGCGGTTTCATCTGGGACTGGGTAGATCAGGGATTGAAAGCCGAAGATGAGAATGGAACCTACTGGGCTTATGGAGGTGATTTAGGTGGTCTCAATTTTCAGCACGATGAGAACTTTTGTGCTAACGGCCTGGTGTCTGCCAACAGAACCCCCCACCCCGGATTGGTAGAGGTAAAGAAAGTGTATCAAAATGTACTGTTCAGCTGGGATCAAAAGTCTAAGGAGCTCAGCATAGAGAACCTGTTTGATTTCACCAGTCTTAGCGACTATCAGTTTACCTGGGAGCTCTACAAAAATGGCGAGTTGCAAACGAGCAGTTCGTTTACAGTTAATACTGCGCCACATGCTGTAGAGAAGCAAAAAATCAAATTGCCTAAGTTGAAAGGTGAGGACGAGTATTACCTGAATGTTTTCGTTCGGACCCAATCTGCTACTGAGATGATTCCGGCGTGA
- a CDS encoding glycoside hydrolase family 88 protein, whose product MSRILREFLSYGLIIFLGLSCTPKEEKKLNVDQILQESAEQYSYMSSLLEEDRFPTTYENGKLKSSRSDWWCSGFYPGTLLYLYEATQNPELLAEVKRILVPLEKEKNNTGTHDLGFMMFCSFGNAHRISPADSLKEIIRTSSVSLSTRFDPAIGCIRSWDPAPWNSKWQYPVIIDNMMNLEMLLWSAAEFNIDSLKQIAVTHADTTLKNHFRKDFSSYHVVSYDTLTGQVEMKNTDQGYADESSWARGQAWGLYGYTVMYRYTKDPKYLTQATGIADYILNHPNLPADKVPYWDFNAPDIPEADRDASAAAIMASALLELTDLAKNKEYFVAAEQMLSTLSSEVYRGAPQTNGGFILKHSVGNMPDGNEVDVPLSYADYYYVEALMRYKNRKSKES is encoded by the coding sequence ATGAGCAGGATATTAAGGGAATTCCTGTCTTATGGATTGATTATTTTTTTGGGGCTGTCATGTACGCCCAAAGAAGAGAAAAAATTAAATGTTGATCAGATACTGCAAGAATCAGCAGAACAATACAGTTATATGTCTTCTTTGCTGGAAGAAGATCGCTTTCCAACCACCTATGAAAATGGAAAATTAAAGAGCAGTAGATCAGATTGGTGGTGCAGTGGTTTTTACCCAGGTACTTTGCTGTATCTCTACGAGGCGACACAAAACCCTGAATTGCTAGCGGAAGTCAAGAGGATATTGGTACCACTGGAAAAAGAAAAAAACAACACGGGAACTCATGACCTGGGCTTTATGATGTTCTGCAGTTTTGGTAATGCCCATCGAATCAGTCCAGCTGATTCTCTCAAAGAGATCATTAGGACATCTTCCGTGTCATTGAGTACGCGTTTTGATCCTGCTATTGGTTGCATCCGATCCTGGGATCCAGCTCCCTGGAATTCCAAATGGCAATACCCCGTCATTATCGACAACATGATGAATCTGGAAATGCTCCTTTGGTCAGCTGCCGAATTCAACATCGATAGCCTCAAACAAATCGCAGTTACACATGCCGATACAACATTAAAAAACCATTTCAGAAAAGATTTCAGTAGTTACCATGTGGTATCCTATGATACGCTGACTGGTCAGGTAGAAATGAAAAACACCGATCAGGGCTATGCAGATGAATCATCCTGGGCACGCGGACAGGCCTGGGGGCTCTATGGGTACACGGTAATGTACCGATATACAAAAGACCCCAAGTATCTAACACAGGCTACAGGTATTGCCGATTATATTCTTAATCACCCGAATCTACCAGCGGATAAGGTGCCTTACTGGGATTTTAATGCACCTGACATCCCTGAAGCTGACAGAGATGCTTCTGCCGCTGCGATCATGGCATCCGCTTTATTAGAGCTGACAGATCTGGCAAAGAACAAAGAATACTTTGTTGCTGCAGAGCAAATGCTGAGTACGCTCTCTTCAGAGGTTTACCGAGGAGCACCTCAAACCAATGGAGGTTTCATCCTCAAGCACAGTGTTGGGAATATGCCGGATGGCAATGAAGTAGACGTGCCGCTCAGCTATGCGGACTACTACTACGTGGAAGCATTGATGCGATACAAGAATAGAAAAAGTAAAGAGTCATAA